Below is a genomic region from Sneathia sanguinegens.
ATATAATTTAAAAATAAGCTTGAACCTGTACCAACAAATTTCAATCTTTTTCCATCGATAACAGTATGTTTAAAATGCCAAGAATAATATAAACATAAAGCCCAAGGGAAAGCTAAACCAAAAGAAAATAAAGTTAAAAGAAAAGCTAAAATATTAATACCAATTAAGCCAAGTATGCCGCCATCAAAATAAGAATTATTTTCCATTTTATCACCTCAAATTAGTATAGCATATAAAATAGATTTTCACCAAGAATATTTCACTTTGAATTTAGTAGAAACTATATTATTGTTTAATTCTATATAATTTTTGGTTGATTTATTTAAGCTAAAAGCTAATTTATCTTCAACACTTGTTTCGAATGTAAACTTATTAGTAGGTTTGTATATTAGAGTAACTTTCGGTGATATAAATAAAGCATGATTAGAGCTTCCTCTAAGTTGTAAGGTTGTTTGACCTTCTGGGCAAAATTCTAATTTATCGGTGAAATTGTGG
It encodes:
- a CDS encoding DUF898 family protein — protein: MENNSYFDGGILGLIGINILAFLLTLFSFGLAFPWALCLYYSWHFKHTVIDGKRLKFVGTGSSLFLNYIIWLILFIITFGIYGFWISIKFRKWVVKNTHFI